One region of Buchnera aphidicola (Eriosoma lanigerum) genomic DNA includes:
- the dnaE gene encoding DNA polymerase III subunit alpha, giving the protein MYKPRFIHLRVHSDYSLIHGISKPEELIKYVSGLGFPSVALTDFNNLHGVIKFYQAACNSGVKPIIGIDIHLKSMVVPDKLTKLTLLATNNQGYSNLIILITKAYKKGYSDSISSVFVEQDWLIQYRNGLIVLSGGIYGDLGISLIAGKKKIISDVLSIYKNYFPDNYYIELTRTNRVNEELYIHRAKLIASMERIPLVVTNDVCFLHKRDFYNHKIRTAIQHGIPIDNVYLSQLYTCEQYLKTEDEMYKLFIDIPQALMNTVEIAKRCNVTIRLGEYFLPNFPTKNIKIEEFLIIKSKEGLEKRLEYIYPDINIRCKKRKKYDDRLNEELDVINKMGFPGYFLIVMEFVKWSKDNSIPVGPGRGSGAGSLVAYALRITELDPLFFNLLFERFLNPERISLPDLDIDFCINQRDKVIEHVSNRYGSDAVSQIITFGTMTAKAVIKDVGRVLGYPYGFLNKISHLIPLDPGMTLNKALLVCSELTDLYQTNSDVKILINIARKLEGVTRNISKHAGGVVISPTKITDFSPLYYDNKGENPITQFDKNDIEYVGLLKFDFLGLRTLTIIDSTVKMINNSTKNLKNQKLININLIDLNDSKCFHVLQKAETTGIFQLESKGMKDLIKRLKPDTFEDIISLVALFRPGPLKSGMVDNFINRKHGLEKIYYPDKNWQHALLKPILNSTYGIILYQEQVMKIAQVLSGYTLGRADILRRAMGKKNPIEMSKQRFIFQEGSKKNGIDSNLSIKIFDLLEKFAGYGFNKSHSAAYALISYQTLWLKTYYPEEFLASAMNTEIDNIDKLVILIHEVLRLDIKLLSPNINYSKFHFFVNNKKEIVYGLGAIKGISKNVILSIIQSRDNKGIFRDIFDLCVRIDTKQLTSKIILKLIKSGSLDVFKINRDTLVHYLDNIIKAANQYVIEFNNRQQTMFGNFNNIFQNIMNKSVKNSILWSEKQKLYFEKETLGCYLTGHPINEYLYELLYYTKGFRIQDVFSITYNKTVCIVFGIVGYIKKKVSKNSNSYLILQLEDRSKKIEVIVFSQLINQYQDILVKDEILIIKGHVVIDPISKNYKIIAKNIMNLHSARERYVKKIVIVLDLKKKSNSILDELCIILQKYIGGTVPIYVSYSQNITIYDKCLLGVQWNVIPSDNLLYDVRNIIGIKYVKLMF; this is encoded by the coding sequence ATGTATAAACCTCGATTTATCCATCTTCGTGTACATAGTGATTATTCTTTAATTCATGGGATATCAAAACCTGAAGAATTAATTAAGTATGTATCTGGTTTAGGTTTTCCATCAGTAGCTTTAACAGATTTTAATAATTTACATGGTGTTATTAAATTTTATCAAGCTGCTTGTAACTCAGGTGTAAAACCTATTATTGGTATAGATATTCATCTTAAATCTATGGTTGTTCCGGATAAATTAACTAAATTAACTTTATTAGCAACTAACAATCAAGGGTATTCTAATTTAATTATTTTGATTACAAAAGCATATAAAAAAGGTTATTCGGATTCTATTTCTTCAGTTTTTGTTGAACAAGATTGGTTAATACAGTATCGAAATGGGTTGATTGTGTTATCTGGAGGAATTTATGGAGATTTAGGAATTAGTTTGATAGCTGGTAAAAAAAAAATAATTTCTGATGTATTATCTATTTATAAAAATTATTTTCCTGATAATTATTATATTGAACTAACTAGAACAAATCGTGTTAATGAAGAATTATATATACATCGAGCTAAGTTGATTGCTTCAATGGAAAGAATTCCTCTGGTAGTTACAAATGATGTTTGTTTTTTACATAAAAGAGATTTTTATAATCATAAGATTCGTACTGCTATTCAACATGGAATTCCAATAGATAATGTTTATTTATCACAATTATATACATGTGAACAGTATTTAAAAACTGAAGATGAAATGTATAAGTTATTTATAGATATTCCTCAAGCATTAATGAATACAGTAGAAATAGCAAAAAGATGTAATGTTACAATTCGTTTAGGTGAATATTTTTTACCTAATTTTCCTACAAAAAATATAAAAATTGAGGAATTTTTAATTATTAAATCTAAGGAAGGATTAGAAAAACGTTTAGAATATATTTATCCAGATATCAATATTAGATGTAAAAAAAGAAAAAAGTATGATGATAGATTAAATGAGGAATTAGATGTTATTAATAAAATGGGTTTTCCGGGTTATTTTTTAATAGTTATGGAATTTGTTAAATGGTCTAAAGATAATAGTATACCAGTTGGGCCTGGAAGAGGTTCTGGAGCAGGTTCATTAGTTGCTTATGCTTTAAGAATTACAGAATTAGATCCTTTATTTTTTAATTTATTATTTGAAAGATTTTTGAATCCAGAAAGAATTTCGTTACCTGATTTAGATATTGATTTTTGTATCAATCAAAGAGACAAAGTAATTGAGCATGTTTCTAACAGGTATGGTAGTGATGCAGTTTCACAAATAATTACATTTGGAACTATGACTGCTAAAGCTGTTATAAAAGATGTAGGTCGTGTATTAGGATATCCATATGGATTTTTAAATAAAATTTCTCATTTAATACCATTAGATCCTGGAATGACATTAAATAAAGCATTATTAGTATGTTCAGAATTAACTGATTTATATCAAACTAATTCTGATGTAAAAATATTGATTAATATTGCAAGAAAATTAGAAGGAGTGACTCGTAATATTAGTAAACATGCAGGAGGTGTAGTAATATCTCCAACAAAAATTACTGATTTTTCTCCATTATATTATGACAATAAAGGAGAGAATCCTATTACACAATTTGATAAAAATGATATTGAGTATGTAGGATTGTTAAAATTTGATTTTTTAGGTCTTCGTACTCTAACAATTATTGATTCTACAGTAAAAATGATTAATAATTCTACTAAAAATTTAAAAAATCAAAAATTAATTAATATTAATTTAATTGATTTAAATGATAGTAAGTGTTTTCATGTATTACAAAAAGCTGAAACTACAGGTATTTTTCAGTTAGAATCAAAAGGTATGAAGGATTTAATTAAAAGATTAAAACCTGATACTTTTGAAGACATTATTTCTTTAGTGGCATTATTTCGTCCTGGTCCATTAAAGTCTGGAATGGTTGATAATTTTATTAATCGTAAACATGGACTTGAAAAAATATATTATCCTGATAAAAATTGGCAACATGCATTATTAAAACCAATTCTGAATTCAACTTATGGTATTATTTTATATCAAGAGCAAGTTATGAAAATAGCTCAAGTATTATCTGGTTATACATTAGGTCGAGCTGATATCTTACGGAGAGCCATGGGTAAAAAAAATCCTATAGAAATGTCGAAACAAAGATTTATATTTCAAGAAGGATCAAAAAAAAATGGTATTGACAGTAATTTATCAATAAAAATTTTTGATTTATTAGAAAAATTTGCTGGATATGGTTTCAATAAATCTCATTCAGCAGCGTATGCATTAATATCTTATCAAACACTGTGGTTAAAAACATATTATCCAGAAGAATTTTTAGCTTCTGCTATGAATACTGAAATAGATAATATAGATAAGCTTGTGATTTTAATTCATGAGGTGTTACGTTTGGATATTAAATTATTATCACCTAATATTAATTACAGTAAATTTCATTTTTTTGTAAATAATAAAAAAGAAATAGTATATGGTTTAGGTGCTATTAAAGGAATTAGTAAAAATGTTATATTATCTATAATACAATCTAGAGATAATAAAGGAATATTTCGAGATATCTTTGATTTATGTGTTCGAATAGATACTAAGCAATTAACTAGTAAAATTATATTAAAATTAATTAAATCTGGATCATTAGATGTGTTTAAAATTAATAGAGATACATTAGTACATTATTTGGATAATATTATTAAAGCAGCTAATCAATATGTAATAGAATTTAATAATAGACAACAAACTATGTTTGGTAATTTTAATAATATTTTTCAAAACATTATGAATAAATCGGTCAAGAACTCTATTCTTTGGTCAGAAAAACAAAAATTATATTTTGAAAAGGAAACATTAGGTTGTTATTTAACAGGTCATCCGATTAATGAATATTTGTATGAATTATTATATTATACAAAAGGATTTCGTATTCAGGATGTTTTTTCAATTACTTATAATAAAACTGTATGTATTGTTTTTGGAATAGTTGGGTATATTAAAAAAAAAGTTTCTAAAAATAGTAATAGTTATTTAATTTTGCAATTAGAAGATCGATCAAAAAAAATTGAAGTTATTGTATTTTCTCAATTGATAAATCAATATCAAGATATTTTAGTAAAAGATGAAATTTTAATAATTAAAGGTCATGTGGTAATTGATCCAATTTCTAAAAATTATAAAATAATTGCAAAAAATATAATGAATTTGCATTCAGCAAGAGAACGATATGTAAAAAAAATTGTTATTGTTTTAGACTTGAAAAAAAAATCTAATTCTATTTTAGATGAATTATGTATAATTTTACAAAAATATATAGGAGGAACTGTGCCTATTTACGTTAGTTATTCTCAAAATATCACAATATATGATAAATGTTTATTAGGTGTACAATGGAATGTAATTCCAAGTGATAATTTACTGTATGATGTTCGTAATATAATAGGAATAAAGTATGTAAAATTAATGTTTTAA
- a CDS encoding proline--tRNA ligase has translation MKASQYNFFTMKNKPHNSEIPSHQLMLRAGLIRQISSGIYVWLPTGIRVLNNIKKIIKKEMNKIGGIEIYMPAIQPYKLWNISGRWNTYGKELFKIFDRKNNQFVLGPTHEELITQIIKNEIHSYKQLPMLLYQIQNKFRDEIRPRSGIIRSREFIMKDAYSFHNDKISLQKMYSTIHDTYRKIFKTLKLQYRSVEADSSSMGGNISHEFQAISKHGEDTIVCSTLSNYAANIDVSPAIEQNNQLINQNIYQESINTTKYTLKPCLKTIIQIILIKSNNYIQDKSLVTLIIKGDHTINLNKVKNISIILKPIEYALKNDVESFVKKAKQSVKNIFKENTIITDISVINTLNLINWIQINNHLIPINNIWKNILQKSTILDIRNTIHGDISPDHSGILEVKNSIEIGHIFQLETKYSNLMNANIQQKDGKKKNIYMGCYGIGISRIIAASIEQNHDHKGIIWPNILAPFKIVIIPINLNKSYLVQNIAKEIYNNFIKEKIDIIFDDRNEQTGIMFAEMNLIGIPHQLIIRENNLINNQIEYHKRGTSKNILISLHEVIEFMKIKLCI, from the coding sequence ATGAAAGCAAGTCAATATAATTTTTTTACTATGAAAAACAAACCTCATAACTCTGAAATTCCAAGTCATCAACTAATGTTAAGAGCAGGTTTAATTCGACAAATATCATCTGGTATATATGTTTGGTTACCTACTGGAATTCGTGTTTTAAACAATATAAAAAAAATAATAAAAAAAGAAATGAATAAAATAGGAGGAATAGAAATATATATGCCTGCTATCCAACCATATAAATTATGGAATATAAGTGGAAGATGGAATACTTATGGAAAAGAATTATTTAAAATATTTGATCGAAAAAATAATCAATTTGTATTAGGTCCTACACATGAAGAATTAATTACTCAAATTATTAAAAATGAAATACATTCTTACAAACAATTACCAATGTTATTATATCAAATTCAAAATAAGTTTAGAGATGAAATTAGACCAAGATCTGGAATAATTAGATCACGTGAATTCATTATGAAAGATGCTTATTCTTTTCATAACGATAAAATATCATTACAAAAAATGTATAGTACAATACATGATACTTATAGAAAAATTTTTAAAACATTAAAATTACAATATCGATCAGTAGAAGCAGATTCTAGTAGTATGGGAGGAAATATTTCACATGAATTTCAAGCAATTTCTAAACATGGAGAAGATACTATAGTTTGCTCTACATTATCTAATTATGCAGCAAACATAGATGTATCACCAGCAATAGAACAAAACAATCAATTAATAAATCAAAATATTTATCAAGAATCAATTAATACAACTAAATATACATTAAAACCTTGTCTAAAAACAATAATACAAATTATATTAATCAAATCTAATAATTATATACAAGACAAATCATTAGTAACATTAATAATAAAAGGAGATCATACCATTAATTTAAATAAAGTAAAAAATATTTCTATAATTTTAAAACCAATAGAATATGCATTAAAAAATGATGTAGAATCTTTTGTTAAAAAAGCTAAACAATCAGTAAAAAATATATTTAAAGAAAACACTATAATAACCGATATATCAGTTATTAATACATTAAATTTAATTAATTGGATTCAAATCAACAATCATCTAATACCAATTAATAATATATGGAAAAATATTTTACAAAAATCTACAATTTTAGATATAAGAAATACTATTCATGGAGATATCAGTCCAGATCACAGTGGTATATTAGAAGTAAAAAATAGTATAGAAATAGGACATATTTTTCAATTAGAAACAAAGTATTCTAATCTTATGAATGCTAATATACAACAAAAAGACGGAAAGAAAAAAAATATATATATGGGTTGCTATGGAATAGGTATTTCTAGAATTATTGCAGCATCGATTGAACAAAATCATGATCATAAAGGAATTATCTGGCCAAATATTTTAGCACCTTTTAAAATAGTTATTATTCCAATTAATTTAAATAAATCATATTTAGTACAAAACATTGCTAAAGAAATATATAACAATTTTATTAAAGAAAAAATAGATATAATTTTTGATGATCGAAATGAACAAACAGGAATAATGTTTGCTGAAATGAATTTAATTGGTATACCACATCAATTAATTATAAGAGAAAATAATTTAATTAATAATCAAATTGAATATCATAAAAGAGGTACATCAAAAAATATTTTAATATCTTTACACGAAGTAATTGAATTTATGAAAATCAAGTTATGTATCTAG
- the flhB gene encoding flagellar biosynthesis protein FlhB, translated as MNHNNNEEKTEQPTNYRLQKAKKEGIGSCSSRELNSILILLVTLIFMRIKISSIFFELENIMYSCLHFNYKTIYGNNNSIFIFSDVLKKIFLIFIPIIILLLLIIFISSWILNGRKLFFLSIKCNLTRLNPIQGLKKIFSLQVIIELFKAIFKIFFIMIVCSTYLWKYILNILSLLFIDNIVKELYVGMYLLYICCFLVILSMIPVVFFDVVYQFFNYYKNLRMSRQEIRDEFKQIEGNPLIKFRVRQLMKENIKRRMMIDLPKASVIITNPTHYAVALQYDSKKMNAPKVLAKGVGQLALKICKIGKKCNIPIFSEPVLARTLYRYTDIGQDIPSKLYTVVAEILAWVWKLERGKQNKKNKTKSM; from the coding sequence ATGAATCATAATAATAATGAAGAAAAAACAGAACAACCAACAAATTATAGGTTACAAAAAGCTAAAAAAGAAGGAATAGGGAGTTGTTCTTCTCGTGAATTGAATTCTATATTAATTTTGTTAGTTACATTGATTTTCATGCGAATAAAAATATCTAGTATTTTTTTTGAATTAGAAAATATTATGTATTCTTGTTTACATTTTAATTATAAAACAATATACGGTAATAATAATTCTATATTTATATTTTCTGATGTATTAAAAAAAATTTTTTTGATTTTTATTCCTATAATTATATTGTTATTGTTAATTATTTTTATTTCTTCATGGATATTAAATGGTCGAAAATTATTTTTTTTATCTATAAAATGTAATTTAACAAGATTAAATCCAATACAAGGATTAAAAAAAATTTTTTCATTACAAGTTATAATAGAATTATTTAAAGCAATATTTAAAATATTTTTTATTATGATTGTTTGTTCCACTTATTTATGGAAATATATATTAAATATTTTATCGTTGCTATTTATAGATAATATTGTAAAAGAGCTATATGTTGGAATGTATTTACTTTATATTTGTTGTTTTTTAGTGATTTTATCGATGATTCCGGTAGTTTTTTTTGATGTTGTTTATCAATTTTTCAATTATTATAAAAATTTACGAATGAGTCGTCAAGAAATACGAGATGAATTTAAGCAAATTGAAGGAAATCCATTAATTAAATTTAGAGTCCGTCAATTAATGAAAGAAAACATAAAAAGACGTATGATGATAGATTTACCTAAAGCTAGTGTGATTATTACAAATCCAACACATTATGCAGTGGCTTTACAATATGACTCAAAAAAAATGAATGCACCTAAAGTTTTAGCAAAAGGAGTTGGTCAGTTAGCATTAAAAATTTGTAAAATAGGTAAAAAATGTAATATTCCAATATTTTCTGAACCTGTCTTAGCTCGAACTTTATATCGTTATACTGATATAGGACAAGATATTCCTAGTAAGTTATATACTGTAGTAGCGGAAATATTAGCATGGGTATGGAAATTAGAACGAGGGAAACAAAATAAAAAAAATAAAACTAAATCAATGTAA
- the flhA gene encoding flagellar biosynthesis protein FlhA, with amino-acid sequence MANFFSFFQIIKNFKVLQWKVLTAPILILAILSMMVLPLPSWILDICFTFNIAISIIILLVSMFTKNTLDFASFPTVLLFSTLLRLALNVASTRIILLNGHTGSSSAGYVIEAFGHFLVGGNFAIGTIVFVILVIINFMVITKGAGRIAEVGARFILDGMPGKQMAIDADLNAGLIGEKEAKERRKEITQEADFYGSMDGASKFVRGDAMAGILIMVINILGGLFVAIGQHNMLLYQAAKVYTLLTIGDGLVAQIPALVISTAAGVIVTRVSTDQNVGEQMISQLFCDFRVILLSALVLGSLGLVPGMPNLVFLFFTGILLLLAWNLYIRNKNVALLESSLEKDGLENNISFTQEATWNDVDLEDVIGIELGRNLLSMINSKTDSDLQNRIRAIRKKFAKQIGFLPPKIHIYHNEEIPENNYRILIKGLELGMGEVFLNLFMAINPSNIKIVLSDHLVKDPTFGLPAYWINKSLLIEAKKHGFTVVQPSVIIATHVNNLIFSQVCELFGRQEAQYLLEHISRTMPKLTEEFIPNQISLTIFHKIIYNLLWENISIRDMRTIIETIIEHHATVKNCYQELTSIVRVALGRSITQKFFPKFLSVIQVIGLDMDLERILLQILQSGEGCIEPGLSNQLLNQTEIAINEQKKFNLPIILLVHHNLRSFLSNLLRQKFSELVILSNMEIIDHREIHITSVIGSQKN; translated from the coding sequence ATGGCTAATTTTTTTTCTTTTTTTCAGATAATAAAAAACTTTAAAGTATTGCAATGGAAGGTATTAACTGCTCCTATATTAATATTAGCAATATTATCTATGATGGTATTACCACTACCTTCATGGATATTAGATATTTGTTTTACATTTAATATTGCTATATCAATTATTATTTTACTAGTTTCAATGTTTACTAAAAATACATTAGATTTTGCTTCTTTTCCTACAGTTTTATTGTTTTCTACATTATTACGGTTAGCTTTAAATGTTGCTTCAACAAGAATTATACTTTTAAATGGACATACAGGATCATCATCAGCTGGATATGTAATAGAGGCTTTTGGTCATTTTTTAGTAGGAGGAAATTTTGCTATAGGAACAATTGTTTTTGTTATTTTAGTAATTATAAATTTTATGGTTATTACTAAAGGTGCAGGAAGAATTGCAGAAGTAGGAGCTAGATTTATTTTAGATGGAATGCCTGGAAAACAAATGGCTATTGATGCTGATTTAAATGCTGGGTTAATTGGTGAAAAAGAAGCTAAAGAAAGAAGGAAAGAAATTACTCAAGAAGCTGATTTTTATGGTTCAATGGATGGAGCTAGTAAATTTGTACGAGGTGATGCTATGGCTGGAATATTAATTATGGTAATTAATATTTTAGGTGGTTTATTTGTTGCTATAGGACAACACAATATGTTGTTATATCAAGCTGCTAAAGTATATACTTTATTAACTATAGGAGATGGATTAGTTGCTCAAATTCCAGCTTTAGTGATTTCTACAGCAGCTGGAGTAATTGTAACTAGAGTTAGTACTGATCAAAATGTTGGAGAACAAATGATTAGTCAACTTTTTTGCGATTTTCGTGTAATATTATTAAGTGCATTAGTTTTAGGATCATTAGGACTAGTACCTGGTATGCCTAATTTAGTATTTTTATTTTTTACAGGAATTTTACTATTATTAGCTTGGAACTTATACATTCGTAATAAAAATGTAGCATTATTAGAATCTTCATTGGAAAAAGATGGTTTAGAAAATAACATTTCATTTACTCAAGAAGCTACATGGAATGATGTTGATTTAGAGGATGTAATTGGTATAGAATTAGGAAGAAATTTATTATCTATGATTAATTCCAAAACAGATAGTGATTTGCAAAATCGAATCCGAGCAATTCGAAAAAAATTTGCTAAACAGATTGGTTTTCTTCCTCCAAAAATACATATTTATCATAATGAAGAAATACCTGAAAATAATTATAGAATTTTAATTAAAGGGTTAGAATTAGGAATGGGAGAAGTTTTTTTAAATCTATTTATGGCAATTAATCCTAGTAATATTAAAATTGTTTTATCTGATCATTTAGTAAAAGATCCTACATTCGGTTTACCTGCTTATTGGATTAATAAAAGTTTACTTATAGAAGCTAAAAAACATGGTTTTACTGTAGTACAACCAAGTGTAATTATTGCCACACATGTGAATAATTTAATATTTAGTCAAGTATGTGAATTATTTGGAAGACAAGAAGCACAGTACTTATTAGAACATATTTCTAGAACAATGCCAAAATTAACAGAAGAATTTATTCCTAATCAAATTAGTCTTACAATATTTCATAAAATTATTTATAATTTATTGTGGGAAAATATTTCCATTCGAGACATGCGTACTATTATAGAAACTATAATTGAACATCATGCTACTGTAAAAAATTGTTATCAAGAATTAACATCTATTGTACGAGTAGCATTAGGGAGATCTATTACACAAAAGTTTTTCCCTAAGTTTTTAAGTGTTATTCAAGTAATAGGTTTAGATATGGATCTAGAGCGTATATTATTACAGATATTACAATCTGGAGAAGGATGCATAGAACCTGGTTTATCTAATCAATTATTAAATCAAACAGAAATTGCAATTAATGAACAAAAGAAATTTAATTTGCCAATTATTTTATTGGTACATCATAATTTACGTTCATTTTTATCAAATTTGTTAAGACAAAAATTTTCTGAATTAGTTATTTTATCTAATATGGAAATTATAGATCATCGTGAAATACATATTACTAGTGTAATAGGATCACAAAAAAATTAA
- the argS gene encoding arginine--tRNA ligase, translating into MNIQKFLSKKIKLSLINNNASLNCDPFIIRSTKKYNGDYQVNGIMKIAKTINIEPLMLAEKVISNIDLNNVAKKIEIIPPGFINIHLHQEWIEQLIEKINTCSRLGIHKFIKRKKIVIDYSSPNIAKEMHVGHLRSTILGDSMVRIMEFYGHKIIRANHIGDWGTQFGILLAYLDYINKDNIKININLKKLEKYYQISKKMYSENKLFAILSKKYVVKLQNKEKKTYDLWKKIIKITILENNKIYKMLNTTLRNQDIKGESSYHHMIHNIIIDLKKKNIAIKKNGSLVVLMDHVKNKNNDTMGVVIQKKDGAILYASTDIACLKYRCNELQVDKIIYYIDNRQKEYLQNICKIVKRAGYTSEKVQIQHHNFGMILSKNNKPFQTRSGNTIKLFDLLTESINRTTKIIKEKNPVLSEEQIINIANKIGIGSIKYADLSKNRVQNYIFDWNQMLTLEGNTVLYIQYTYTRILSIFRKGKESIFKLPSGIKLTKKIEIKLGIKILQFEEILLQTSETGQPHLICKYLYELSVIYSKFYDTCDILSSKNITLLSRLKLSSLTCRTIKKGLYMLGIKVIPYL; encoded by the coding sequence ATGAATATTCAAAAATTTTTATCTAAAAAAATAAAATTATCATTAATTAATAATAATGCTTCTCTAAATTGCGATCCTTTTATTATTCGATCAACAAAAAAATATAATGGAGATTATCAAGTAAATGGAATTATGAAAATAGCGAAAACAATAAATATTGAACCATTGATGTTAGCTGAAAAAGTTATATCTAATATAGATCTAAACAATGTAGCCAAAAAAATAGAAATTATTCCTCCAGGATTCATTAATATTCATTTACATCAAGAATGGATTGAACAACTAATAGAAAAAATTAACACATGTTCAAGACTAGGAATACATAAATTTATAAAAAGAAAAAAAATTGTTATAGATTATTCTTCTCCTAATATAGCAAAAGAAATGCATGTAGGTCATTTGAGATCAACAATTCTAGGTGATTCTATGGTTCGAATTATGGAATTCTATGGACATAAAATTATTAGAGCTAACCATATTGGTGATTGGGGAACACAATTTGGAATTCTATTAGCATATTTAGATTATATTAACAAAGATAATATAAAAATAAACATTAATTTAAAAAAACTAGAAAAATATTATCAAATATCAAAAAAAATGTATTCAGAAAATAAATTATTTGCAATATTATCTAAAAAATACGTAGTAAAATTGCAAAATAAAGAAAAAAAAACATATGATTTATGGAAAAAAATTATCAAAATAACAATATTAGAAAACAATAAAATTTATAAAATGCTCAATACTACTTTAAGAAATCAAGATATTAAAGGTGAAAGTAGCTATCATCATATGATACACAATATAATTATAGATTTAAAAAAAAAAAATATCGCTATTAAAAAAAATGGCTCACTTGTAGTTTTAATGGATCACGTAAAAAATAAAAATAATGATACTATGGGAGTTGTTATACAAAAAAAAGATGGAGCAATCTTATACGCAAGTACAGATATTGCTTGTTTAAAATATCGTTGTAATGAATTACAAGTAGATAAAATCATATATTACATAGATAACAGACAAAAAGAATACTTACAAAATATATGTAAAATCGTAAAACGAGCTGGTTATACATCTGAAAAAGTTCAAATACAACATCATAATTTTGGAATGATTTTATCTAAAAATAATAAACCATTTCAAACTAGAAGCGGTAATACAATTAAATTATTTGACTTACTGACAGAGTCTATTAATCGAACAACAAAAATTATTAAAGAAAAAAATCCTGTTTTATCCGAAGAACAAATTATTAATATAGCTAATAAAATAGGAATCGGTTCAATAAAATATGCAGATTTATCTAAAAATAGAGTACAAAACTACATTTTTGATTGGAATCAAATGTTAACACTAGAAGGAAATACAGTTCTATATATACAATATACCTATACTAGAATATTATCAATATTTAGAAAAGGTAAAGAATCTATATTCAAACTACCATCTGGAATTAAATTAACAAAAAAAATAGAAATAAAACTAGGAATAAAAATTCTACAATTTGAAGAAATACTTTTACAAACAAGTGAAACAGGACAACCACATTTAATATGTAAATATCTATATGAACTATCTGTAATCTATTCTAAGTTCTATGATACATGTGATATTTTATCTTCTAAAAATATTACTTTATTAAGCAGATTAAAATTATCTTCTTTAACTTGTAGAACAATTAAAAAAGGATTATATATGTTAGGTATTAAAGTTATACCATATTTATAA
- the gloB gene encoding hydroxyacylglutathione hydrolase, with protein sequence MLYLTVIPILQDNYVWILRNSEKCCIIVDPGEFTPIFKVINKFKLIPKIILITHNHIDHVSGIQKLIQNFPKIKVYGPIDCIKYGVNNILIGGESINLLQNKCIVMHTPGHTLDHLSYYIKPYFFCGDTLFSGGCGKVNNNYYYMMFKSLKKISLLPESTLICCSHEYTKQNIKFAISVFPKEKELTEFYYLINKKKQLLISLPSTLKIEKKINIFLKLTLNQDIHLESYYFNLFIKLRKEKDNY encoded by the coding sequence ATGTTATATTTAACTGTTATACCTATCTTACAAGATAATTATGTATGGATATTAAGAAATTCAGAAAAATGCTGTATAATAGTAGATCCAGGAGAATTTACACCAATATTTAAAGTTATAAATAAATTTAAATTAATACCAAAAATTATTTTAATTACTCATAACCATATTGATCATGTATCTGGTATTCAAAAATTAATACAGAATTTTCCAAAAATAAAAGTGTATGGACCTATAGATTGTATAAAATATGGAGTGAACAATATTTTAATAGGAGGGGAAAGTATTAATTTGTTACAAAATAAATGTATTGTTATGCATACTCCTGGACATACTTTAGATCATCTTTCTTACTATATTAAACCATATTTTTTTTGTGGTGATACTTTGTTTTCTGGAGGATGTGGGAAAGTAAATAATAATTATTACTACATGATGTTTAAATCATTAAAAAAAATTTCATTACTTCCTGAATCTACATTAATATGTTGTTCTCATGAATATACTAAACAAAACATTAAGTTTGCAATATCAGTTTTCCCTAAAGAAAAAGAACTAACTGAATTTTATTACCTAATCAATAAAAAAAAACAATTATTAATTAGTTTACCTAGTACTCTAAAAATAGAAAAAAAAATTAATATTTTTTTAAAATTAACATTAAATCAAGATATACATCTAGAATCATATTATTTTAATTTATTCATTAAACTTAGAAAAGAAAAAGATAACTATTAA